In Arachis hypogaea cultivar Tifrunner chromosome 7, arahy.Tifrunner.gnm2.J5K5, whole genome shotgun sequence, the genomic window aaagatctttatttctatcctattttgactTTATACACATAACCACATCTTCATGTTGATGATGTTTATtatcagatttttttttatacaatCAACACAAAAAAGTTGGTAATTTGAAAAACaacgttttttttttgtgtgtcggTGAGACTTAAACTCGGTAACTTCTATGTGAGTATAGGAAAATTATTCCATTTGAGCTATACACCAAAATCAACTACTAAGGTAGAATAGAGTTAAACTATATATGTATTGTTTTCGTACACAAACATATACTAGCTAATTTTAATGGCTGATTTTGAGGTGcaaataatattttgttaaaaaaaattgggtttttagaaattaactCTAATTAAATTGAAATAACTCAAGTCACAAATATAATTAGTTATCAGAGTAAGAtaatatctaattaaaaattgaCACATCATAAAGGATAAATTACATGTTATTTTAAAGAGAATTagataaaatttatcattttttaatgTATGGGAAATTCGAAGGGACCTGAGTTATGGAAAAATCCTGAAGAATTTCGAAAATAgatcctctcaattgttaaaaaaaattaagggtGTAAAGTGTAATTTCTAGCATTTCATTACTctttctctcatatttattctttGTCCCACTTACAAAATTAATggtaaaaaatcacactttatccccttaattgttaaaaaaaatttgagagaatCCATTCCGTCTTTTCTTCCCGAGAGATTTGAAAACAACCAAGTTGATTTCAAAGGACAAGATTTCCAATTCCTCCCATTTAGGATTACTTGATGTGTAAGATTATTGGTTTCTCCCTTATTTGTGATAACTTTCAAATTTGCATGTAATAAACTTACTCTCTCCACTAAGGTTATCCTGTTGCTTCCTTGTACCTTAAGCTTTGTTTAATGAAATTCAGTACTTAACTTTCAAAAACTAAAAGGACACCATGATCACTATCAGTTAAATTTCCATGGTAAACATTAGTATCACAACCACACTAGATGCATGAAGCACAAAAACTCAGACTTCTTATGAACCCACCTGGGGATTTTGATTGCGCCTATAATAAGCATAATATGAAAGTAGAAATTTTTAcattttataataacaaatagCACTGCATGTATGTTGCTTCTGTGTATATCTGGCATATGGAAAGAGGCCAAAATAAGGGGTGTGAAACTAACTTTTCTTTGAAGGCAATTGGTACGGTCCAATATGGCAATGTATGAATTGGAGGGGTATAGAACTATAGAAACTCTGCTGCAGGTTAAAGGGATGGGATTCATGCAGCCTATACAACCTTGTATCGTTATTCTGTATTCATCAAACTATGCCTTCATCCTGATATCAAAATTGCAAGGTGAAACCATTCATAGGCTCATCTTAAGTTCGAAAAACCAAGAGATTGAACAAGAATTTTCTCCTGTATGTGCCAgttatcaatgatgatttgagaaTCGACTTCTCAAATCATCTGCCGGTGGTCATCTCGTAGATGATCTGCGGGCACATGCATGGAGGCCTTCATGGCGAAGCACCATGACTTGAGACAGAAACTTTTTCCCTTTTAACCTAATCTGCATGAAGATGGTGCTTCCTCCTCCGGTTAACATACCAGGTGGCGTGTTTCTGTAGGCCCAAGCCAACAAGGACCTTAAGGCTTGTAAGCATAACATAGGTCATTGCTGTAAAAAGCAGAATCCAGAAAAGCCTCCATCGAAGGGGATTGGGAGGAATGTTTACAGCAAAAACTGGAGTCAGCACTCGAATAACCTgagaacaagcaataaagaagtaCACAGACATTAAATTAGCAACAAATAGCAAATTAGCATATAGGAAATGCAGCATTTAAAACATTTATGATTACCACAGATGCTGGAGCAAGGGGGACAAAAGTAAGGTTTTTCTTCACACCCTCAGTTTGCATATTTAAAGTCTACAGATAAGAAAAAGAGTCAAGTGTCAGGCTTGTATTCTTAGGGAAATTTCCATCATAGAGTCAGCTAAAGCAATGTAATTATCAAAAAAAGTATAAACCAACTTAAAGTTGCAGAATTATACATCATTCTTTATGCAGTAATAGTTGGCTTTCTCAAGTGTCATCTCAAGTGTCAACTACATAGCATATTCTTGCTTTCCAACAGGAAACACCATGTGCAAATgcctatttatataaaaaaaaaaaaccccttcCATATGGTAAAAGTATTCtcgttctctttttcttttattacttttGGTGAAATATGGTAAAAGTATTCACTTATAAACTGAACTCACTGGAATTAAACTATAAATCAAAGAAACAATAATGAAAGAAATCAAAGGGACAAAATCAATTGAGAAGAAAAATGACCAAGTTATTTAGAGAGATTAAACCATATTGCTAGAAAGGAATACAAAAGGCATATAAAACCATATTGGATTCAATATCGCAGTAAAGGAAAACATATTACAAGTTTACAACAGATAATCACAAAAGGAATTTGGAAATTGAATTATGGAAGGCTGTGGTACTTTCAATGTATTATTGCTCATAAAGCCACTCAAATTCTCCACCACATGAGGGATTTGAAACATATGCAAATTAACCATGCACAGCCAGCTGTTTAATGCCTTCTTAATCAGAATAAACAACCAATAATAGTGCATGGATGATATGCACATAAAATCAGATGAAAATACCTGTTTACAGAGGTCTTCAAGGAACTCAGAGTATGTAATGGGTTTGATGTCATTGAATTTAgcaatgaatgaatgcttgaTGATATCAATTATCATTTCGCATACATAAACCAATAGAACATTCTGCACCATCCAAAATGTGTCAGGAGCAAGTCTCGGTCAAGAAAGAAAACTGATTCCCATATGACGAACTTAATAAATATCATGAGCTAAAATACTTTGAAAGCTTACACTAAGAAAACTCTCAAACCAAGGACCCTCTGCCTCCAGAATATTTTGAGCCAAAACAAATAAGATAAATGCTGAAATATGGAATCTCTCTATAGAATCTGCTCATCACCACAAGTAAAAGGGAAAAGAGAAGATcagaacaaacaacaacaacaacaacaacaacaaagccttgtcccactaggtggggtcggctacatgaatcaaacgacgtcattgagctctatcatgtatcatgtctatagagaaaaataaatataaaatctagagagaaaaaATGGTCGTAGTATGAATGTCAAATCCAGAACAAATCCTAGTCAAATATAAACAGTTAATATTTGAAATTCTTTCAGTCTTACTAATTTACTATGCACAATAAGTTCATGTTATTGCCATTCttgcaaaaattattttgatacaaATGTGATAAGGGTATTATGGGGAATTAGGAAGTAGTTATTTAGTGAGTGGGAGTTATAGGACTATGGGTATAAATAAGGGACTATCACTATTGTAATACACAAGTGAAGAATAGAATTGAGTGAACCTGGTTTATTGTGGAGTCTATCTCCTAGACTGGAAGGATAAGGAATTTCAGATTCTGACAATCAACAGAATACACCATACACCATTTCTAGATTTCTATTGTTAAAATATTGATAGTCCCTTATTTATACTCATATTCCCATAATTCTCACTCACTAACTAATTACCTCCTAATTCCCCATAATACCCTTATCATATTCATATCATATTTCATTAAAAGATCAAAACccatacataaaatatttattagtgtTTGACCAATGCAACCCATTAAGTCCtaacaaaattagaatttaaatcaAAGGGATGCACTAATCATGGACTTCAACACCAGAACTAACTTTCATTTTGCTTAAAAAGTGAGTTTTATTCATCATATTGTAAAACGGTTTGCATTATTTTCTATTTAGCATAGGAACTAATCATCAATATACCAAATACGCAGAAATCAAAGGAAAAGAAACTCTAGTAGGCACAATAACTTACCAAAGTAAACCAAACTGTGTACATTGTCCTTGCTGTATCGCTTAAACACATTGCTTTTTATCTCAGCAAAATTATTTGACACCAGCAAAGCGAACAATGCATTGTTGTGAGCAACTATACAGGTTGATAGAGTGATTGCCTGAGCTAATAAGATAAAAGAATGAACAAGTAAGACTAGTCAAGGAACCAACAACCTCTGTTTCTTACTTTTGCTTACAAAAGAATAAGATAGGATAGTTAACAAAACATCTGTGATTTTtcccttttctttggttttttttggggggggggggggggggggcctAAGAATCtgagaaaacaaaagtaattcCAAAGAGGAAGGATATTTGAAGCAGCAATAGCTAAAGATTCATCGGCAATAAATCTCCAAATCCAGAATCTCGTACTTTCTGGTGGACAACTTGCAAGTCCTTCAGCTGAATGAAAGAACGTTTGCAGTACATCCCCATTAAAACTTTGACATAATTTATCAAAAATCTGCAAGATCAGTCACAAACTTCCAGTATAAGTTTCAGAGTAAATCACATTGATTTAAAGCATTTAATCAATCAACATAAAGTAAAAGCAGTAGCAGATTTGATTATAATTCCAGTAGCTTTTGACTGGATGGTTAAATGACCAAAGGCCACCAATCCATGTTATATAACTATTACTTGTGTATTCCATCATAGAACATACATCCTGCTCTTTTCAGTTACATTTTCAATTGGCATGCCCAAATTGGACCTAAGTCGAGGCAACACTATTATTTTTCCACATCCCTTCTTGCATATAAATTTTGAGTTTCCTGCCAATTGTCACTAATTCAGGTTTGCTACAAAACAATAGTGTATGTACTTCTTTGGAAGAGCAGGGATACTGCCACTCAAATTTgtgtttatgaaaaataaaaacatggagaTAGCATAGCATATTGACACTGATCTCTGACTTGAATTAGTTCCCTTCCATTGTCAAGCCAAGATCTTTCTCACATGAACATTCATCTTGATTGAAAATTGACAATACGGATCGACATATGGAGAACTACTTATTCCCTATAACTGAGATTTATGTATTACGAAAATGCTCACCTCTAAAACATTGTAGACCACATATAATTTGATTGTTCCTTGACCACGGATCATATGATATATTAAGCTGATATCTGAGGCAGCATGATTTTAAGGATGAATAAAACAAATTCAGTATATAGCATTATAGCTTATCAACACAAAAATTAATGATATAACATACGATCATAGGAGCAGAGAATCAGAAGACCTGTCTGCTGCAGAAGAATGACTCCACAACTCATAATAAGAAAGCAGCCAAAATCTGATAATTCCATAGCAGACAACCTCTTGAACTGCCTGCCACAAGCATGATAAGGTCAAATTATGATACTAAGATTGATGGACTACAACAAGTTTTAAAACTGAACACAAGAATTGGGATGAACAAGAGGATACTAATCGAAGTACAAGAACAAGTTGATTTTGTAGTGACAGAGATTGGTCTTATATTCAGCTGAAAGAATCAGCGACTAATACAGTCTAGATAAAGTTCAAAAATTCAGGGCCAATACCATATCCAATGTCTAACTGGATTTGGACCAACTGCTTAATCTAGGATGACACGGTTCACACATTCATTTCGTACTCATCATTCAAAGATCTACAGATATTTATAAGGCATTAGTAAGATTGTAATAGATTGACTCTATCCAAAAAAAGATGATTGCAACAGATGGACACTGCCTAAATCACTAACTCAAATTGAAGAAATAAATGCTGCagaattttgaattttctatAACCTAAAATCCCACATGCATGGCCAACTACTAACATTTTATTTCGAGGGAATAAAATTTAGTAAAGGTGACAAACCTTGTCTTTAAAAGCTTCCAAACGGTCATCATGATTCTTGTTGGCATGATAGTTAATAATGAAAGAAATGAATCGAAGCAGACAAAGCAGCCAACATCAATAAGCTGCAATTACATTGTGTTTGAGTTGCCACAGCAGAAAATGCACTAGTAGAATATGCTACTATATGTTAGCAAGGGTAAAGGAAGGTTTAGTGTTTTTCATTTTTCCCTGAAACTTCTGAGTTTATTCCAACTATTGTGAAGGTAATATAGGCAGCTAAACCAGGAACATATATCTATAAACGACAACACAAAAATATAACTAGAgtcatttcaaatttcaaattatcTTCCCATTTTCAATCGAGAAAAGGAAGTGTACCAATTCACATCTCCATGGCAAGCGAAAGATAGTGTCATAGACTCTCTCTCGTTCTTTTTCATTTCCAAGTGTTGTTGTACTCCGTAAAGAATTTCCATTGTGCATTTCTTCCAAGAAGTATGCTAGAGGAGATTTATCCACCAAAAATACATCTgacataacaaaattaaaaagtttaaaaacaaACTATCACCACATGTCAATTAATTAAGCCAAAGAGAAGACAGACAGTATTCAGCAAAGGCAAGCAGATATTGCTTCACATTAAGAAGTATCACACAGACTGCCAGACTAGTTTCAAAGTATAACAATAGAACAGGCATAAAAATATTCATGAATGTCAAAATAATTCACTCTCATACATAGATATCAGTCAACGCTCAAATGGCTGCACTGCATTAGCCATTCCATTGATCAACCATATATAGCCTTTGGAAGCCAATGCAAAGTGTAGTTGTATTGTAACAAAAATCACAAATGAAATTGATTCAGACATGTAATATTATACATTGGTTTGGATACAGTTTGAGCTCCACCATAATTGAAACTGCATGAAATTTGTCATCTGGCATTTTCCATTTTTCATCTGGTTAACACCTCATATTATAATCATGCATCAAAAGTTTTTTAAACCCTGTTTCATTGAAAATACAATTTCATCGTCCTCATTTCCTTCCAATTGAAAATTCAATCCATATCATGAAATATAACAGATGCGACAATGCATGCAGAAGATCAAGCAACAATCTCACTCACAATTCGGATCTTCTGACATGACACGCCTCCAATCCAACGATTCCACAGTCTCCAACTTCGCAACACCACCGTTCCGATCATTCTCATTCGTCAGCTTTGGATTCTCAATCGGACTCGCCTTCGCACCACCATCATCCTTCCCTCCGCCGTCAACAGCCACAGCAGCTGAATTCGCCAAATCCTCAGAGCTACCACTGTTCACAGCTCTCTGCCTCAGTTCACCAAAATTAAACCCGGTCGCCGGACCAGTACAAACGCTCGCCGCACTCTCCTCTTCCTCCACCAACGTTACGCTACCGGTGGAGTAAAACTTCCGAGCCCCGAGCTCGAATCCGTTGCAAGCGCTTCCATTCTGAAGCGGAAAATGCGGATCGGATGTAACGGAATCTGAATTAAGAGTTCTGGAATCCTCAACGGCGGAACACAGATCAGCTCCCGTTACAGAAGAAGATTCTAGAAGCTTCTGgtccttcttcttcttattccttCTCTGCTTGCGGCTCTTGCGCATCGTCGCCGTTTGCGTCGGGTCTGATTCTGCTCTGTTGATCGGAACAGCagcgtcgtcgtcgtcgtcacgGTGGCGGAGAACATCGAAGGAGAGTTTTCTGCCAGCGGTTCTCAACGCCATCGGAATCTACGAGAAGCGTTGTTGCCTTGGTGGTGAATAAATGGGGGTAAATTAGGAATTTTGTAATTTGCATGTGAATTGAATTTTGAAGCCTTTATTATGTTTGGGAAGAAGAATCGCGTTGGAAGCGTATGTGATAGTTTATGAATTATGATATGATGATTTGATTGGTGTGAAGGAAACAGAGACGCTCTGTTTTTCGTTTGTTCACTTCTTTTGTTCCTTTGTTCCAAAGCAGAGTCCAGCAGGACTCGTTTCATTCGCGCTTTCTCATTCCTCTGCTAATTGTGTGTGTGTGCGTTTTTTTGGTCCTCACCAAAGTTCTTTACTCTCTAGTTGATTGGTTTAATTTtgatttactctttttttttcttttaatttaggcGTGAGATTCAAACACATAGTCTCTAGATGAATATGAAAAGATTATATAATTTGAAGTTTGGCTAATTTTGATTTACTCTTATTGTTGacttaatattataaattattttgatCTACTTATAATGCAAGCTAGATCATCTAATTATGCTAGTGAATAAACCTGTACAATACACAAAAACGAATAAAATGAGTTTAATAATACAATTTTCACGATCAATTTTCATGACAactgaattaaataaataatgctTCATTACAATAATATATGCTTGTTTCTACTTGaacaatatttatatttatgcagTTGCTTAATCAACATTATCTGCCCATATTACATGCTTGACCAAAATATGCTACAGGTCTCGTGGCAGAATAAATTAATACTCAACATTGTGTCTTTCATCCTAGCTTGATTATACTACTTCTACTAAGGAAAAAAGGTGCATgcccttactttttttttttttttttttttttttaccaaagataagagactcgaacccgcaatctcttaattgagtatggagagactatgccatttgagctattactcattggcaaggTACATACCCTTACAATGATGATACTTTTAATGCATGATATGAATATATTAGTAAtgctagaaaaaaaaaagttaaaatttttttttatttaatatttattaattattacactgtctttgattattgtttttttgttataaaatattattgtgaattcatatataataaaCTAGCACATTTAATTAATATCTCTCATCCAAATTATTCATCAATAgaactatttaaaatttttttcatgttCGTTCAAACTATTTTTGTCACTGTAAACAATagatttgtttaaaaaatttgacTATAAAATCAAATCCAACTTCAATTCAAgtaaatttaaactaatttataattttttttgggtaCATAATCCAAgaagttaaaaatttaataattttataaaagaagTTGGGTATTTAACTCTACCAAATCCAGTCGGACAGAATTGTcaattatatttgtgaaaatccgTTAGTAGGATCGAATATTCGCAGATTAACCGTGAGTATGATTAAAGTTGGGTCGTTCTCAACCTACAAGTAAAATAGAGTTACATTTTAGTAACAAATTTAACTCATAAATAGGGTTAGAATTGGATTAAAACCTTAACTTACTCTATCGTATTCTACTTATTACCAGCTCTATAGACATATGTAATTATGTATATCTCTTCTTTAGTAACACatgattaaaaatatcaataactaaagaataataatttaaaaccTGCAacgattaaaaattttgaaaaaaaaaaaagaaaaaaataaatctttGACTTGATTTGGTAGCACATGACTAATGCTATTGCATGGAAATATCATCAAAAAGTAAATCAATacctgagttttttttttttttttggtgtactAAACGGGGCAAGAGCCCAATACCTAAAGAATTTTAATGCAAGGTTTAGAATAACCATAATTACACCTTATGTTCTTTTTTTGGTATAGCTGACACTTATCTTAGATGTATTTGTGGATTCATATGGGTTGTGTAATTGAATTAGGACTTTCTATAAGTTTGTGGGTTTGACCGTCATAATAAGCCCATACATATTTGTTGTAAAAAAAACTTCATATAAAAATGCGTAGTTCTTTTGCAACAAAAAGCTCATAGTTCTTCTACCCAAATACACAGATTGAGGCTTGTTGACTAATTCCATAACCCTAGCTGATTTGTTAGCCTGATGTAACGGCCCAACATGTGTCCTATAAATGTGCACTCTCCAAAACCCTAATTCCTCATTCTCTTTTTTCATTTCACCCATCCCCTTCTCAGCACAGCTTTTTGCTAATT contains:
- the LOC112764832 gene encoding protein POLLEN DEFECTIVE IN GUIDANCE 1 isoform X1 yields the protein MALRTAGRKLSFDVLRHRDDDDDAAVPINRAESDPTQTATMRKSRKQRRNKKKKDQKLLESSSVTGADLCSAVEDSRTLNSDSVTSDPHFPLQNGSACNGFELGARKFYSTGSVTLVEEEESAASVCTGPATGFNFGELRQRAVNSGSSEDLANSAAVAVDGGGKDDGGAKASPIENPKLTNENDRNGGVAKLETVESLDWRRVMSEDPNYVFLVDKSPLAYFLEEMHNGNSLRSTTTLGNEKERERVYDTIFRLPWRCELLIDVGCFVCFDSFLSLLTIMPTRIMMTVWKLLKTRQFKRLSAMELSDFGCFLIMSCGVILLQQTDISLIYHMIRGQGTIKLYVVYNVLEIFDKLCQSFNGDVLQTFFHSAEGLASCPPESTRFWIWRFIADESLAIAASIVHSFILLAQAITLSTCIVAHNNALFALLVSNNFAEIKSNVFKRYSKDNVHSLVYFDSIERFHISAFILFVLAQNILEAEGPWFESFLSNVLLVYVCEMIIDIIKHSFIAKFNDIKPITYSEFLEDLCKQTLNMQTEGVKKNLTFVPLAPASVVIRVLTPVFAVNIPPNPLRWRLFWILLFTAMTYVMLTSLKVLVGLGLQKHATWYVNRRRKHHLHAD
- the LOC112764832 gene encoding protein POLLEN DEFECTIVE IN GUIDANCE 1 isoform X2; amino-acid sequence: MALRTAGRKLSFDVLRHRDDDDDAAVPINRAESDPTQTATMRKSRKQRRNKKKKDQKLLESSSVTGADLCSAVEDSRTLNSDSVTSDPHFPLQNGSACNGFELGARKFYSTGSVTLVEEEESAASVCTGPATGFNFGELRQRAVNSGSSEDLANSAAVAVDGGGKDDGGAKASPIENPKLTNENDRNGGVAKLETVESLDWRRVMSEDPNYVFLVDKSPLAYFLEEMHNGNSLRSTTTLGNEKERERVYDTIFRLPWRCELFKRLSAMELSDFGCFLIMSCGVILLQQTDISLIYHMIRGQGTIKLYVVYNVLEIFDKLCQSFNGDVLQTFFHSAEGLASCPPESTRFWIWRFIADESLAIAASIVHSFILLAQAITLSTCIVAHNNALFALLVSNNFAEIKSNVFKRYSKDNVHSLVYFDSIERFHISAFILFVLAQNILEAEGPWFESFLSNVLLVYVCEMIIDIIKHSFIAKFNDIKPITYSEFLEDLCKQTLNMQTEGVKKNLTFVPLAPASVVIRVLTPVFAVNIPPNPLRWRLFWILLFTAMTYVMLTSLKVLVGLGLQKHATWYVNRRRKHHLHAD